Within Sorghum bicolor cultivar BTx623 chromosome 2, Sorghum_bicolor_NCBIv3, whole genome shotgun sequence, the genomic segment GTGAAAGGGCCTCGAGACGGAGAACAGTGTTGTGCTCGCGTTCCGTTGCGCCGGGTtgcgctgttttttttttctttcttcccgTTCATTAATTGTGGCCTCCTGTGCCTGTGGATATATCTTTATCCAGCAGCTGCTGCTCACCGACCCCGTTTTCCTTCCTGGAAAGACCCGGCGGCCATTAATGTGAACACGGCGTCGCGCTGCTTTCCGCCGTCGATGGCGAGCCGAGGCCAGCATCGCCGCCGTCCAATTCGTGGAGTTGGGCTGGCGTTGTTATCCGATTCACCTCCCCGTCACCGCCGTTCCGAGCGAGAGTCATTATGCGCTGATGACTCGGCGACAGATCACACGGCGTGCGTGTACCGTACCAGGATTAGCGGAGAATCTGATTCTTGCTTGATCGTGTTTAATTTAGGCATGGGTGGCACTACCAGCCGATATGACAGGTGGCGCTGCTGAAAACCTCACCAAACTCAAATAGCATGGCTGGCTAGCtgcctgggccttgtttagttcaccccgaaatacaaaaagttttcaagattccctatcacatcgaatcttacgacacatgcatgaagcattaaatatagacgaaaataaaaactaatcacacagtttgactgtaaatcacgagacgaatcttttgatcttagttagtctatgattggacaatatttaccacaaacaaacgaaagtgctacagtttcgaaaacttttcagttttcggaactaaacaaggccctggctgCTCTTTTTTTATTTGGATAAGATTGAACTCCCATCTATTAGGGCTTTGtttatttccaaaatttttttgcaaaataggaatagtatcaCTTTCATTTgtgtttgacaaatattatccaattatggactaactaggctcaaaagattcgtctcgtcaattccgaccaaattgtgcaattaatttttatttttcatcaatatttaatactttatgcatacgtctaaagattcgatgtgaaaggaaatctgaaaaaaattgtaaaaattttgaggaactaaacaaggccaggatTGCTCAGGAACAAACAAAAAAATGTTGCTCAATTACAGCTCAACGGTTTTAAGAAGGATACAGTACATAGTTTGGAGTGGTCAACTCATGAGGAAACTAGATTACACCATTGATTAACTACATGGCTGCATGGTAGTAGGTAGGACTGTCTTCCATTGTGCCGGGCCATTGCCGTTGCCATTGTTGTGTGGGATGACTGTTTGGAGGACGGGGCACAAGGGCTAGCGGACGGCGGTTCTGGAGCTTGGTGGCAGACCCACGGGAGAGCGCGGGCGTGCAGGGGCCCGGTCACACGCGAGGAAGAGGAGATGGAGGCGAGGAGTGTCAAGAGAGACCAGGGTGGGGAAGAAAAGGGACaggaagagaaaagaagaaaataaaataaaaaaaggtgTGATGGCCATTTCATCAATTTTATCTActaaataagttattttgtcaAACAATTTATCAAAACAATTTCATTTTCGTCGGTAAAGCTGTTCTCCGGTCCACAACCTAAAAGGTTGATTCACTGGTGAAACTAAGGCGTACCAAAAATGCACTCATGTATGGCGAATGCTGTCACATGGCACATGGTAATGGTATCGTCTCtattggggccttgtttagttaccaaaaatttttgcaaaatttttcagatttcccgtcacatcgaatctttagacacatgtatgaagtattaaatatagacaaaaataaaaactaattgcacagtttggtcgaaattgacgagacgaatcttttgagcctagttagtccataattggacaatatttgtcaaatacaaacaaaaaagctacagtgtcaattttgtaaaatattttggaactaaacaaggcccgggtGTTTTCTAGCTGCTGGTGGTGGAGGCAACCAATACGGCTACAACTACCATGCCCGAATAAGCAACAAGCAAGCAGATTATACTCGAGCTAAAGAAACCAAAATAATCTCCACCTACCGAAAATTCTCGTGTTGGAATAATCCTAATCTTGTTTCGATCCTGATAGTGCTCTGCTAAACATTCTTAGCTAGGCAACCACAAATCTAGAAACTGACAAAGTTAGTGGTAGGTTCTATGATCAAGAGCCCTGGAATGCTGGCCCACAGTTAGGATGCATGCAGACTGCGCGACTTTTTGTGCTCACCGACCACATCGCGCGCGCGTCCATGGAGCAGTTGGACTTGGACGAACGAACGAATCGATGGAGGCGTTATTTAACACGGCTCGATCGGGCACATATGATCGGCCCAATACTGTACGAGACTGCCTTGGCCGGTCGACTCGTACGTACGTCCCCGTCGGACACTACCGTGTGTTTGGTTCTGGGTTCATTGGGTTGGAGCCACTCCAACCCACGTTTTGGGGATGGCTCCAACTCTTGCTTTGTTTGGTTGCGAGAATGGATTGGAACCGttttgtgtttggttggaggaatGAGCTGGGGTGGGATCCATCCCATTTTCTGTTTGGATGGATGGATTCGAACAGAACCTGGATATGGTCACCTATGCACTGAAATGGTGAGGTTACCCTCATCAATGTATGATAATTCTCACAAATATAAACAGCACACCGATCAAGTGATGACACATGGTAATTTTATCACAAACTCGAAACATTTGAGCAACCAACATATAATTTGTGCTCAACACATAGCAATATTTTCCATGCTTGCACCATGCATCAAGGAACAACGCAACAAATAATATAACCACATAAAAAGTCTTGCCTATTAGCAATAAAAGTCTTAGGCCATATCCATAGGTACATTACACATAGCAATATCAAGTCTGATGCTTGCACAATGCATCAAGTTCAAGTCTTACACAATATATAGCAAGTTCAAGACGTCCACATAGCAAGGTACAAGCATACTTAGACCACAAATATAAAGTTCTATGTGGTACTAACAAAAGAACCATCCCAAGCATCCAACTTACCCTTACTGCCCAGGATAGTTGTCTGCAATGTGCTTTGCAACCCAATTGAATTTATGTTCAAAAGACAAGGAGTTGAAAGCTCTAGCTATGTGAGGATGTTGGACTAAGTAGGAATGGTAGAAGGATAAGTGAGTCTCATTGAAACTACCCTTAAAAGCCATCACGTTGTCATACAAATCAGCCGGCACATCATTGTCTGCTTTCCCTGCTACCTTTATCGCCTTGGCTAACTTGGTACTTTCCCATTTAATTGCAGCCACCAATGGATCATGGTCAGGCCTGGCCCTCTTCTTGCCCTTGTCCCTCTTGTTAGGATTGGTGGCCTTGGTAGCCGATGAAGTTGCAGCATTGTCTTGCTGAGTTGCACCTATACCACTACCACTTTGTACCTCCATCCTCTGCACCTCGTTGTCCCAGTCATCTGTACTTTCTTCCTGTGTACCTAGAGGTACACTTGAGTCCTTTGCAAACCTGCCGGTAGCCATGGTACTTCCAAATATTGTGTGCATCTCCTCAAAGTGTTGAATAGGCTTGTTTAGGAAATCAGCATCAGCCTTGTGATCCTAGAATAGAGGAATAATTCAGTTGCTATATGTTTGAGCAATAATAATTCAGCAACTATGTTTCTAATAATTCAGCAACTATGTTTCTAATAATTCAGCAGCTATGGTTCTAATAATTCAGCagctatatttgacaaataataATTCAGCAGCTATGTTTGACAAATAATATTCAGCAACTATGTTTGAGCACTAATAATTCAACAAATACCTTAATATGGCTGTTGTAGTGCTCATCATCAAGAGTTATAGTGAAGGTATCTTCATCCCAACCAGCAGCACTCAAACCACGAAGGTCACAGACTTTTCGAAACTTCTTTTGCCATGTCTTAAGGTGATTCTTAACCTGCTCACCACTGCGCATAATGCCAAATTTCTCTTGGAGAGCCTTTTCACATCCATTGTAGTGAACCATCTTGAAGGTGGATGAAGTCTTGGTGCCATTAACCACTAAATTGGCAAGGTACTCGAGCATGTAGCCTGACCAAGTTGAAGTCCAAGTAGCATGTCCACCGGTCCCTGAACTGCCTTCTGGTTCCATTCTTCTACAAAAATAAACAATGCAATATATGTCCTCAAATATTAATCCTAAAAAATGTAACAAATAATGCCAACAAATATTAATCCTCACTTGCTGTCCTCAAATAATAATGCCAACAAGAAGCAATCAATTATTTGTAACAAATATGTCCTAAAATACAATTTCAGCCGTCAAATACAAAGATTACATTGTCCAAACAAATGAAATACAACACAAATTACATTGACCAACACTAGTTTCCATGGCTTAGACGATCTGCCCACATTTGGTCAGCCAAGCCTTCCCTAAAAGCTAGCATAATGGCATTCTCACTTGCTGTCCCAGCATATGTGGTATGCTGGGTGTCCTCATCGTTGTCACTTGGGACATTGAACTCATCACTCCCATCTTCAATCACCCAATTATGAATAATGCAGCAAGCAACAACAATATCAACTTGAGTTTCATAAGAAAAAAATGGAGAGGCATCGTCAAGAACTTTGAATCTCCTTTTCAGTGGCCCAAATGCTTGCTCAACTATTATTCTCAATGAGCAGTGCCTACGGTTGAACAATTCCTTCTCATTTTGCACCGGATTACTCCCCCATTCATTCAAGTGGTATCGTACACCCCGAAAAGGGGGTAAAAATCCTGGTTTCGCTCCATATCCAGCATCAACTAGATAATATTTACCTATCATATGATGCCTAGTTAGGTTACATCTCAATGAAGACCAAATTTATGTACAAGACATAGATTAATCTATTACCTTGTGGCACACGAAGGCCACCCTCACGTGATAAAGCATCACGTAAAACTAGTGCATCATGTGCTGTCCCCTCCCATCCGGCCAACACATAGGTGAACTTTTGGTCAAAATCTACGGCTGCCAGTACATTTTGAGTACAATGCTTGTATCTACCACAAAAAGCATGCTGCATTTCCTTTGGAATAGTGGCTCTAATATGTGTACCATCAAGTGCTCCTATACAATCCTATGTGATGTACAAAGAAGTCAAGATTAGGTCAATTAGGTTTGGcaaaaaatatatttagaatCTGACATAAGGTTGACATTCCCACCTTAAAATATGGATACCACCTGGTGTCTCCTTCAATTTTAGGTGGAGTGTCCAATGAAGGGGGCCTAATATAATCATCTCGTAGCTCACCAATAGCATGAAGGACTTTGTTAAAATAACGACTGACCGTTTCTCCGGATCTACCAAAATTGGTTGCAATTACTCTATTCCTGACATTGTGCCCCACAGTATGCAGAAACATTGCCACTTGCTCCTCAACACACATATGAACGGTATCTTCAAGTAAACCACGATATCTAAACAACTTACAAAACCTAAAGAAACGTGCTTTGTTCATTCTCAGCATGTTTAAACAAGTTGTGTCGTTCCTCCAGATTTTGTCATCGAGGTATTCCATTCTCTTCCTATCCCTTTCATATATTGGTGCATAAGTAATCCCCTCCCTTCTTGCAACCCGTTTTCTTTTCCTAGACCGAGCAACAATTGCCATGACACACAACAACCAATGTGCAGCAGCAGCAAAAACAAATGCCTTGAGCCTGGTATTCATCTCTACATACAACAGCACAATGAAGCACAACAGCACAATCAATATAGTTCAGGTAGGTAAAAAGCAAGTATTAGAAGCAGACCCCATCCAATTCCATATAAAAGGGTGCTCCTAACCATCTAGGCGTTGTACGCAAACGGCGGCAATTCCATATAAAAGGGTGCTCCTAACCTCTTAGCATTTCATCAATGGCATCAATGAAGTCGCTATGAAATCACTATGAAATCACTGGGGATTCAGAGAAGGAAGATGCAGTGGAGGAGAGCCGGACCTTGGAGCGGCGGACCTGAGGGCCGGAGATGCACCTTGGGGTGGCGGACTTGGGAGCACCTCGTCCGTGCGTTGGAGCTGGCGGCGTCGGGCGGTGGAGGACCGGGCAACGTCAGGCGGTGGAGGAGCTGGCGCCGTTGGCCCGGACCGGCGGCGGCCTTCGTGGGGCGGACCTGCCTCGCTCGACCTGCTCGCGGCCGGCGCGGCCTCCGGGAGAGACCGGCGCACCGCGGGCGGTGGAGAGGACGGCGCGGCGTCGGGCGGGCGTCGGAGATGAAGGGCGGCGTCGGGCTCCTCTCTGCCTGAAGAGATAAGTTTGGGGGTGAAGAGATAAGGTGGTGCTCGGGGGTGAACACAGAGATGGGAGCGGCTCCGTCCGTCGAAATTCGGCGGACGGGTTCAACCCGCATAATCAGCGAATATTCCTTTGGGGTTCCACCCATCCCTTCCCCAACCCCCATCCAAACACTCCAAAAACGGGTCCAACCCATCCGGGTTGGTCCCAACCTTCCATCAAAACACACGGCTagttcctgctcctcctccagcTCATTCGGGCGCCCCGGCCGCCTATCCGTCTCTGCCGAGTGCCGACCACACACCGCAGTTAAACGCCCAGCAATGCGAGCCGCAGTTAAACGCTGTTTTAATTTGTCATTGATTAGCTCTACCGTTAATTTTGTTCCGACCCTCGTGGCACAAGCATACTCGGACAAATTTTTGTCGCTGTACATG encodes:
- the LOC8056330 gene encoding uncharacterized protein LOC8056330, coding for MEPEGSSGTGGHATWTSTWSGYMLEYLANLVVNGTKTSSTFKMVHYNGCEKALQEKFGIMRSGEQVKNHLKTWQKKFRKVCDLRGLSAAGWDEDTFTITLDDEHYNSHIKDHKADADFLNKPIQHFEEMHTIFGSTMATGRFAKDSSVPLGTQEESTDDWDNEVQRMEVQSGSGIGATQQDNAATSSATKATNPNKRDKGKKRARPDHDPLVAAIKWESTKLAKAIKVAGKADNDVPADLYDNVMAFKGSFNETHLSFYHSYLVQHPHIARAFNSLSFEHKFNWVAKHIADNYPGQ
- the LOC110432467 gene encoding uncharacterized protein LOC110432467; amino-acid sequence: MNTRLKAFVFAAAAHWLLCVMAIVARSRKRKRVARREGITYAPIYERDRKRMEYLDDKIWRNDTTCLNMLRMNKARFFRFCKLFRYRGLLEDTVHMCVEEQVAMFLHTVGHNVRNRVIATNFGRSGETVSRYFNKVLHAIGELRDDYIRPPSLDTPPKIEGDTRWYPYFKDCIGALDGTHIRATIPKEMQHAFCGRYKHCTQNVLAAVDFDQKFTYVLAGWEGTAHDALVLRDALSREGGLRVPQGKYYLVDAGYGAKPGFLPPFRGVRYHLNEWGSNPVQNEKELFNRRHCSLRIIVEQAFGPLKRRFKVLDDASPFFSYETQVDIVVACCIIHNWVIEDGSDEFNVPSDNDEDTQHTTYAGTASENAIMLAFREGLADQMWADRLSHGN